ACGGGTTGGTCTATGGTGGCACCGGGATGGTGTGCGCCGTGCTCACGGTTTGGGCAGCGCTGCGGCTGGCCGGTGGCGGCGTGGACGAGGTGGTGCTGCCGCTGGGGCTGCCCTGGCTGCCGGCGCATCTGCGGGCCGATGCCCTGTCCGCCTTCTTCCTGATGGTGGTGAACTTCACCGGTGCCACCGCCAGCCTGTACGGCTGGGGCTATGGCCGGGCGCATCACGCGGGCCACGGGCCGGAACCGGGGCCGGTGCTGCCGCTTTATCCGCTGTTCCTGGCGGGGATGAATCTGGTGCTGCTGGCCAACGACGCCTTCGTCTTCCTGGTGTCGTGGGAATTCATGTCGCTGGCGTCCTGGCTGCTGGTGCTCGCCAACCACCGGGAGGAGGGGACGGGGCGGGCCGCGCGCATCTATCTCATCATGGCCGGGTTCGGCACCGCCTGCCTGCTGCTGGCCTTCGGGCTGCTGGCGGGGGGAAGCGGGGATTACAGCTTCGCCGGCATCCGCGCCCACGTGCCCACCGCCCTGGCCGGTGCGCTGGGGGTGGGGCTGGTGCTGCTGGGGGCGGGGTCCAAGGCCGGGCTGGTGCCGCTGCACATCTGGCTGCCGCTGGCCCACCCGGCGGCTCCCAGCCACGTGTCGGCGCTGATGTCGGGGGTGATGACCAAGGTGGCGGTCTACGCCATCATCCGCGTCACCTTTGACCTGATCGGCGAGCCGGTGTGGTGGTGGGGCGGGGCCATGCTGGTCACCGGGGCCGTCACCGCGGTGATGGGCATCCTCTACGCCCTGATGCAGGATGACCTGAAGCGGCTGCTGGCTTATTCCACGGTCGAGAACATCGGCGTCATCGTCATCGCGCTGGGCATGGCGCTGGTGTTCAAGGCGGCGCACGTGCCGGTGATCGCCGCACTCGCCCTGTCGGCGGCACTGCTGCACATCGTCAACCACAGCCTGTTCAAGAGCCTGCTGTTCTTCGGCGCCGGTGCCGTGCTGTCGGCCACCGGCAGCCGCGACCTGGGGCGCATGGGCGGGCTGATCCACACCATGCCGGTCACGGCGTTCCTGATGCTGGTGGGGGCGGCGGCCATTTCCTCGCTGCCGCCGCTGAACGGGTTCGTCGGCGAATGGCTGCTGTTCCAGGCCATCCTGAACGGCCCGACCCTGCCGCAGTGGATCCTGAAGATCCTGATCGCGGTGGTGGGGGCGGCGGTGGCGCTGGCGGCGGCGCTGGCCGGGGCGTGCTTCGTGCGCGCCTATGGCACCGCGTTCCTGGGCCGGGCGCGCTCGCCGGCCATGGAGACGGCGCGTGAGGTCAATTGGGCCATGCGCTGGGCCATGGCGGTGCCGGCGCTGCTGTGCGTGGTCCTGGGCGTGATGCCCACGCCGCTTCTGCGGCTGGTGGAGCCGGCGGCCCGCCTGCTGGTGGAGGCCGGGCCGTTCGACGGGCGGGCCTACCAGCCGTGGTTCTGGCTGGCGCCGACCTCTGCCGTGGGCAATTCCTACAACGGGCTGGTGTTCCTGGTGGCGATTGCCGCGGTGTCGGCGGTGCTGGGGCTGGGCATTCACCGCTGGGCGTCGGACCGGGTGCGCCGCTCCATCCCCTGGGGCTGCGGCTTCACCGAGCCGGACCCGGCGGGTGTCACCCAATACACGCCCTCCAGCTTCGGCCAGCCGATCCGCCGCGCCTTCGGCGCCACGGTGTTCCGGGCGCGCGACACGGTGGAGATGCCGGAACCGGGCGACGTGCGCCCGGCGCGGCTGACCGTGCGCATGATCGACCCGGCGTGGGCATGGCTGGCCGACCCGCTGGTGCGGCTGGTCAACCGGGCGGCGGACGCCATCGACGAGATCCAGTTCCTGACCATCCGGCAGTACCTGTCCTTGATGTTCTTCGCGCTGGTGGCGTTGCTGGTGCTCGTCGCCGCGATCCAGCAATGGCATTGAGGGGAGAGGCGATGCATAGACCGAACGCCGCGGGCCTCTCCTCTCCCGCAGCCCTCCCAAATCTGATGCTTGGAGAGCCTGGCGGCTCGGTTTTCGGGCTGGCGCGCGAAAACCGGCCCTCACCCCGGCCCTCTCCCCGAGGGGGAGAGGGGGATAAGGTGGCGCGATGACATCCCTTCTTCTTGCCGTCCTGTGGCAGGTGGTGCAACTGGCGCTGGTGCTGGCGCTGGCGCCGCTGCTGACCGGCTGGGTCCGCTGGGTGAAAAGCCGGCTGCTGGCCCGCCGCGGCGCCTCGCCGTTCCAGCCCTACCGCGACATCCTGCGGCTGCTGCGCAAGGATGTGGTGCTG
This DNA window, taken from Azospirillum fermentarium, encodes the following:
- the hyfB gene encoding hydrogenase 4 subunit B, coding for MAFAGVAILCLLLLSVSGIVLARRRGGDGLVYGGTGMVCAVLTVWAALRLAGGGVDEVVLPLGLPWLPAHLRADALSAFFLMVVNFTGATASLYGWGYGRAHHAGHGPEPGPVLPLYPLFLAGMNLVLLANDAFVFLVSWEFMSLASWLLVLANHREEGTGRAARIYLIMAGFGTACLLLAFGLLAGGSGDYSFAGIRAHVPTALAGALGVGLVLLGAGSKAGLVPLHIWLPLAHPAAPSHVSALMSGVMTKVAVYAIIRVTFDLIGEPVWWWGGAMLVTGAVTAVMGILYALMQDDLKRLLAYSTVENIGVIVIALGMALVFKAAHVPVIAALALSAALLHIVNHSLFKSLLFFGAGAVLSATGSRDLGRMGGLIHTMPVTAFLMLVGAAAISSLPPLNGFVGEWLLFQAILNGPTLPQWILKILIAVVGAAVALAAALAGACFVRAYGTAFLGRARSPAMETAREVNWAMRWAMAVPALLCVVLGVMPTPLLRLVEPAARLLVEAGPFDGRAYQPWFWLAPTSAVGNSYNGLVFLVAIAAVSAVLGLGIHRWASDRVRRSIPWGCGFTEPDPAGVTQYTPSSFGQPIRRAFGATVFRARDTVEMPEPGDVRPARLTVRMIDPAWAWLADPLVRLVNRAADAIDEIQFLTIRQYLSLMFFALVALLVLVAAIQQWH